In Campylobacter vicugnae, a genomic segment contains:
- a CDS encoding (Fe-S)-binding protein, with product MGNYNFSAVSDACVKCGKCKPNCTIYKISGDEVRSPRGFLDLLGAYHRGEIELDKDLKDVFESCFLCTNCVQDCPASLPTDTMIENVRADIAAKFGIAWYKRAFFWLLRNRKIMDIAARLGYVFQSCGFKIKDGNMSPRFSFPMMKKERLLPTASKKSFLNSNPEFIDNGGDKTIGIFIGCMGNYAYTDIGKGLLKILKELKINAHLMKSQGCCSAPAYFTGDFNTVDYLAKKNIEYFESLINSSKIEAIIIPEATCSAMIKVDYEHYFHNDEQWRQRAINISKKIYLATEYFVKFTNLAQILDEKNKNKQKTKITYHDPCHARKMQGVWKEPRELLKRAYILNEMSDNHSCCGFGGVTMQSEKYHLSRQAGQSRAAQINAVDASCVGSECSACKMQLNNALHIHGSSTKCANPIELIANAL from the coding sequence ATGGGAAATTATAATTTTAGCGCAGTAAGCGATGCGTGTGTCAAATGTGGAAAGTGCAAACCAAACTGCACGATATATAAAATTAGCGGCGATGAGGTTAGAAGTCCTAGAGGGTTTTTAGATCTTTTAGGCGCATATCATAGGGGTGAGATTGAGCTTGATAAGGATTTAAAAGATGTTTTTGAGAGCTGTTTTTTATGTACTAATTGCGTTCAAGACTGCCCAGCATCACTGCCAACTGATACTATGATAGAAAATGTAAGAGCCGATATAGCAGCTAAATTTGGAATTGCATGGTATAAAAGAGCATTTTTTTGGTTGCTTAGAAATAGAAAGATTATGGATATTGCAGCACGACTTGGCTATGTATTTCAAAGCTGTGGATTTAAGATTAAAGATGGCAATATGAGCCCAAGATTTAGCTTTCCAATGATGAAAAAAGAACGCCTTTTGCCAACTGCATCTAAAAAGAGCTTTTTAAACTCAAACCCTGAATTTATAGATAATGGCGGAGATAAAACTATTGGGATATTTATTGGCTGTATGGGAAACTACGCTTATACCGATATCGGAAAAGGATTGTTAAAAATCTTAAAAGAGTTAAAAATAAATGCTCACTTGATGAAATCGCAAGGGTGCTGCTCGGCTCCAGCATATTTTACAGGAGATTTTAACACAGTTGATTATCTAGCTAAAAAAAATATTGAGTATTTTGAAAGCTTAATTAATAGCTCCAAAATAGAAGCCATTATAATTCCTGAAGCGACCTGTTCAGCGATGATAAAGGTTGATTATGAACACTATTTTCACAATGATGAGCAGTGGAGACAAAGAGCGATAAATATAAGTAAAAAGATATATCTAGCTACTGAATATTTTGTCAAATTTACAAATTTAGCTCAAATTCTAGATGAAAAAAATAAAAACAAACAAAAAACTAAAATAACATATCACGACCCTTGTCACGCAAGAAAAATGCAAGGCGTGTGGAAAGAGCCAAGAGAGCTTTTAAAGCGTGCATATATATTAAATGAGATGAGTGATAATCATAGCTGTTGTGGGTTTGGTGGTGTAACAATGCAAAGTGAAAAATATCACCTAAGTCGCCAAGCTGGTCAAAGCAGAGCCGCGCAGATAAACGCCGTAGATGCTAGCTGCGTAGGAAGTGAATGTAGCGCATGTAAAATGCAGCTAAACAACGCCTTGCATATTCATGGTAGCAGCACAAAATGCGCTAATCCAATAGAGTTAATCGCAAATGCCTTATAG